From Medicago truncatula cultivar Jemalong A17 chromosome 7, MtrunA17r5.0-ANR, whole genome shotgun sequence, a single genomic window includes:
- the LOC120577047 gene encoding disease resistance protein RPM1 has product MAETAVLFALGELFQFLKKETNLLRGVHTDFTDIKDELESIQIFLKDADRKAADEADTNDGIRTWVKHMREASFRIEDVIDEYLRLIHRANPPGCGSLVCKIVSLIKTLISQHQIASEIQDIKLSIRGIKDRSERYNFQILHEPGSSSVSSSTGEAENGRWRDPRLSALFIEETEVVGFEGPREELYGWLLESPAERTVISVVGMGGIGKTTLAKLVFDSQKVTTQFDCRACIAVSQTYTVRGLLINMMEQFCRETEDPLPQMLHKMDDKSLIIEVRQYLQHKRYLIFFDDVWQEDFSDQVEFAMPNNNKGSRIIITTRMMLVAEFFKKSFIVHVHKLQLLPPNKVWELFCKKVFRFEPGGHCPLELEAVSKEIVKKCKQLPLAIVAIGGLLSTKSKTMVEWQKVSQNLSLELERNAHLTSLTKILSLSYDGLPYYLKPCILYFGIYPEDYSINHKRLTRQWIAEGFVKYDERQTPEQVADEYLSELIHRSLVQVSNVGFEGKVQTCQVHDLLREVIIRKMKDLTFCHCVHENSESIVVVKTRRLSITTSPSNVLKSTDNSHFRAIHVFEKGGSLEHFMGKLCSQSKILKVLDIQGTSLNHIPKNLGNLFHLRYINLRNTKVEALPKSVGELQNLETLDLRETLVHELPIEINKLTRLRHLLAFHRNYEDKYSILGFTTGVLMEKGIKNLTSLQNICYVELDHGGVDLIEEMKILRQLRKLGLRHVRREHSHALSAALVEMQHLESLNITAIAEDEIIDLNFVSSPPKLQRLHLKARLERLPDWIPKLEFLVKIRLGLSKLKDDPMQSLKNLPNLLKLSLWDNAYDGEVLHFQSGGFKKLMTLNLSRLSKVNSIVIDHGCLLSLEHLRLEIIPQLKEVPSGIKPMHNLKDIYITDMPAEFAKSIDPDEGQYYWIIKHVPIVFIRHWIGPNLLDYEIHTIHSYSGESQNI; this is encoded by the coding sequence ATGGCAGAAACTGCAGTATTGTTTGCCCTCGGAGAATTGTTCCAATtcctaaaaaaagaaacaaatcttcTGAGAGGTGTACACACAGATTTTACAGACATCAAAGATGAACTTGAAAGCATTCAAATCTTCCTCAAAGATGCAGACAGAAAGGCTGCAGATGAAGCAGACACTAATGATGGAATAAGAACTTGGGTGAAGCATATGAGGGAAGCATCATTTCGCATTGAAGATGTTATTGATGAATACCTTCGGCTGATCCATAGGGCCAACCCTCCTGGATGCGGATCATTAGTCTGCAAGATTGTAAGCCTAATCAAAACTTTGATTTCTCAGCATCAGATAGCATCTGAGATTCAGGACATAAAGCTGTCAATTCGTGGAATCAAGGACAGAAGTGAAAGGTATAactttcaaattttacatgaaCCTGGATCATCAAGTGTCAGCAGCAGCACAGGAGAGGCAGAAAATGGAAGATGGCGTGATCCTCGATTATCTGCCCTTTTTATTGAAGAAACTGAAGTTGTAGGATTCGAAGGCCCAAGAGAGGAATTATATGGTTGGTTATTGGAGAGTCCAGCTGAGCGCACCGTAATTTCAGTGGTAGGAATGGGAGGTATAGGGAAAACCACTCTTGCCAAGCTAGTTTTTGACAGCCAAAAGGTAACAACACAATTTGATTGTCGTGCTTGCATCGCAGTTTCTCAAACATACACCGTGAGAGGGTTACTCATAAACATGATGGAGCAATTTTGTCGGGAAACTGAAGACCCTCTTCCGCAAATGTTACACAAAATGGATGACAAGTCATTAATTATAGAAGTGAGGCAATACCTGCAACATAAGAGGTATTTGATATTCTTTGATGATGTATGGCAAGAAGATTTTTCTGACCAGGTTGAATTTGCCATGCCTAATAACAATAAAGGTAGTAGGATTATAATCACCACAAGAATGATGCTTGTTGCCGAATTTTTCAAGAAATCCTTTATAGTTCATGTTCACAAACTGCAACTCTTGCCTCCAAACAAAGTATGGGAACTCTTCTGCAAAAAAGTATTTAGATTTGAACCTGGTGGGCATTGTCCACTTGAGCTTGAGGCTGTATCAAaagaaattgttaaaaaatgcaAGCAGCTACCTCTTGCAATTGTAGCCATTGGTGGTCTACTTTcaacaaaatctaaaacaatGGTTGAATGGCAAAAGGTGAGTCAAAATTTGAGCCTAGAGTTGGAACGTAATGCCCATTTAACGAGTCTAACAAAGATTTTGTCACTTAGTTATGATGGCCTGCCTTACTACTTGAAACCATGCATTTTGTATTTTGGTATATATCCAGAGGACTATTCTATTAATCATAAGAGATTAACTCGTCAATGGATAGCTGAAGGGTTTGTTAAGTATGATGAGAGACAAACTCCCGAGCAAGTTGCAGATGAGTACTTGTCTGAATTGATTCACAGAAGTCTGGTTCAGGTCTCAAATGTTGGCTTTGAGGGGAAAGTTCAAACATGTCAAGTCCATGATTTATTGCGAGAAGTGATCATTAGAAAAATGAAGGATTTAACTTTTTGTCATTGTGTGCATGAAAATAGTGAATCAATTGTGGTTGTAAAAACTAGACGCCTGTCTATAACCACTAGTCCCAGCAATGTGTTGAAGAGCACCGATAATTCACATTTTCGTGCTATTCACGTTTTTGAAAAAGGTGGATCGTTGGAGCATTTCATGGGTAAACTGTGCTCACAGTCTAAGATTTTGAAGGTACTTGACATTCAAGGTACATCATTGAATCATATTCCCAAAAATTTGGGGAATCTTTTTCACTTGAGGTACATAAACCTACGGAACACAAAAGTAGAGGCTCTTCCTAAATCTGTTGGTGAGCTACAAAACTTAGAGAcgttggatttaagagaaacaCTTGTGCATGAGTTGCCAATTGAAATAAACAAGCTGACAAGGTTACGACATCTACTTGCTTTCCATCGTAACTATGAAGATAAATATTCTATTTTAGGCTTTACAACTGGTGTGCTGATGGAAAAAGGTATTAAAAACTTGACTTCCctacaaaatatttgttatgtCGAGCTAGATCATGGGGGAGTAGATCTCATTGAAGAGATGAAAATACTAAGGCAGTTAAGGAAGTTAGGTTTAAGGCATGTAAGAAGAGAACATAGCCATGCCTTAAGTGCGGCATTAGTAGAGATGCAACACCTTGAATCACTTAATATCACTGCAATAGCAGAGGATGAAATTATTGACTTAAACTTTGTGTCATCCCCACCCAAACTTCAGCGACTTCATTTGAAAGCCAGATTAGAGAGGTTACCTGATTGGATTCCAAAACTCGAGTTTCTTGTTAAGATAAGGTTAGGTTTATCCAAGCTGAAAGACGATCCAATGCAGTCACTGAAAAACTTGCCAAATCTGTTGAAGCTCTCTTTGTGGGACAATGCCTATGATGGCGAAGTTTTGCATTTTCAAAGTGGAggatttaaaaaattgatgacaCTGAATCTTAGTCGCTTGAGTAAAGTAAATTCCATTGTTATAGACCATGGATGTTTGCTTTCTCTTGAACATCTTAGACTGGAAATAATCCCCCAATTGAAGGAGGTACCCTCTGGCATCAAGCCCATGCATAACCTCAAAGACATTTACATCACTGATATGCCAGCTGAATTCGCTAAGAGCATTGATCCAGACGAAGGACAATACTACTGGATCATCAAGCATGTACCTATTGTATTCATTCGCCACTGGATTGGTCCAAACCTACTTGATTATGAGATTCACACTATCCACTCATACTCAGGGGAGTCACAAAATATTTGA
- the LOC120577149 gene encoding uncharacterized protein, with protein MFLTGVPSLSIKTLLQELKTLLDSSSDLDHLVSNKESKSKLISLLHGLNQHQGLLPSDVKEFVEKVNTFFNNIINKHATYQQLLTKHKQLLDLKPGLLEKLLIAKSKQFHIVSEASTANAQIHKRSLEIDELRKQLEDLENQIDDLKSVVNKCDVQKEELNAECSEWAQQSKEFASALASTEVDLREAERARNLATEGFSNLKSSFPTF; from the coding sequence ATGTTTCTTACTGGAGTGCCAAGTTTGTCCATTAAAACTTTACTTCAAGAACTGAAGACTTTGTTGGACTCATCATCAGACCTTGACCATCTTGTATCTAACAAAGAGTCCAAATCgaaattgatttctcttttgcaTGGATTGAATCAGCATCAAGGACTCTTACCTTCTGATGTGAAGGAGTTTGTTGAGAAAGTGAATACCTTCTTCAATAACATCATTAACAAACACGCCACTTATCAACAACTACTTACGAAGCATAAGCAACTTCTTGATTTGAAACCCGGTCTTTTGGAAAAGCTTTTGATTGCAAAGAGTAAGCAATTCCACATTGTCAGTGAAGCTTCAACTGCCAATGCTCAGATACATAAACGCTCTTTGGAAATTGATGAACTTAGAAAACAGTTGGAAGATCTTGAGAATCAAATAGATGATTTGAAGTCAGTAGTAAACAAATGTGATGTTCAGAAGGAAGAGTTGAACGCTGAATGCAGTGAGTGGGCACAACAAAGTAAAGAATTTGCTTCAGCACTTGCATCAACCGAGGTCGACTTAAGAGAAGCTGAGCGTGCGAGGAATTTGGCAACAGAAGGCTTTTCTAATTTAAAGTCTTCGTTTCCTACATTTTAG